In Amycolatopsis jiangsuensis, the following proteins share a genomic window:
- a CDS encoding LysR family transcriptional regulator: MERRQVEYFLAVVQHGGFTNAARALHVAQPSLSRAVRSLEREMGGSLFHRLPHGAVLTSAGSALLGPAQQVMRDLRVATSSVREVLGLGGGSLDIVSQTTLSVEPLAPLLGRFRIRHPQVRVRVLAPESYDDVVDQVRHGESEVGLVESVSDVRGLSAARLPDQEILAVLPAGRTKAGRLPRRVLAELDLVSTPPGTTTRRIVEDTLAGLDVEPRIVVETEHRAMIVPLVLSGAGSALLPRAMAEEAGRQGALVVPLTPAAALSGQILWRPGPLSPAAAAFLTLAEAELRT; the protein is encoded by the coding sequence ATGGAACGACGTCAGGTCGAGTACTTCCTCGCGGTGGTCCAGCATGGTGGCTTCACCAATGCCGCGCGGGCGCTGCACGTCGCGCAGCCGTCCCTGTCGCGCGCGGTGCGGTCGCTGGAACGCGAAATGGGCGGGTCACTGTTCCACCGGCTGCCGCACGGTGCCGTGCTCACCTCGGCGGGTTCGGCGTTGCTCGGCCCGGCGCAGCAGGTCATGCGGGACCTGCGCGTCGCCACCTCCTCGGTGCGGGAGGTGCTCGGGCTCGGCGGCGGCTCGCTGGACATCGTTTCGCAGACCACGCTGTCGGTCGAGCCGCTCGCCCCGCTCCTCGGCCGCTTCCGCATCCGGCACCCGCAGGTCCGGGTGCGGGTGCTGGCCCCGGAGAGCTACGACGACGTGGTCGACCAGGTGCGCCACGGCGAGAGCGAGGTCGGGCTCGTGGAGTCCGTTTCGGACGTCCGCGGGCTGAGTGCGGCGCGGCTACCGGACCAGGAGATCCTCGCCGTACTGCCGGCCGGCCGCACGAAGGCCGGCCGGCTGCCCCGCCGCGTCCTCGCCGAACTCGACCTGGTGTCCACCCCACCCGGCACGACCACCCGGCGGATCGTCGAGGACACCTTGGCCGGACTCGACGTCGAACCCCGGATCGTGGTGGAGACCGAACACCGCGCGATGATCGTGCCGCTGGTGCTCTCCGGCGCCGGTTCCGCCCTGCTGCCGCGGGCGATGGCCGAGGAAGCAGGCCGCCAGGGCGCGCTGGTCGTGCCGCTGACGCCGGCGGCCGCGCTGTCCGGGCAGATCCTCTGGCGGCCGGGTCCGCTCTCCCCGGCCGCCGCGGCGTTTCTCACGCTCGCCGAGGCTGAGCTGCGGACATAG
- a CDS encoding alpha/beta hydrolase family protein, which yields MRKRLLLLLSAAILAVTSGTATAEVAPVTVTLPQPSGPHAIGERDVHLVDPVRHRELMVSVWYPAEPGTGPRAPYLPAPAADYFDQGAAPILGIEPGRVDWAAIETHARAGAAPKGRWPVLVYSPGWGSLRQLATASAEDLASRGYVVVTVDHTGEAPFVVFPDGRMVTADHGPDLEADLRVRVADEQFVLDRLPGIPGLGRAMDLSHVGAFGHSYGGDTAAEMATVDSRVDAAADLDGFLAYDVDGQRLTRAAAEGVPRPVLLMGSAGSTRNGEVRSHRTSPAWKSLWEHTTAPKYDVPLPTGMHYSFTDLQWLLPQLARKLPVDPAVRQTRIGTIDPAVSGAVQRGMLTTFFGRTLH from the coding sequence ATGCGAAAACGCCTTCTGCTTCTGCTGTCCGCGGCGATCCTCGCCGTCACGTCGGGCACGGCCACCGCCGAAGTGGCTCCGGTGACCGTCACCCTGCCGCAGCCGTCCGGTCCGCATGCGATCGGGGAACGCGACGTCCACCTGGTCGACCCCGTACGGCACCGGGAACTCATGGTCAGCGTCTGGTATCCGGCCGAGCCGGGCACCGGGCCGCGCGCGCCCTACCTGCCGGCACCGGCCGCGGACTACTTCGACCAGGGCGCGGCACCGATACTGGGAATCGAGCCCGGCAGGGTGGACTGGGCCGCCATCGAGACGCACGCCCGCGCCGGCGCGGCACCGAAGGGCCGCTGGCCGGTGCTGGTGTACTCGCCGGGCTGGGGTTCGCTGCGGCAGCTGGCGACCGCGTCCGCGGAGGATCTGGCCAGTCGCGGCTACGTCGTGGTGACCGTGGACCACACCGGAGAGGCACCGTTCGTGGTGTTCCCCGACGGCCGGATGGTGACCGCGGACCACGGCCCGGACCTCGAGGCGGATCTGCGGGTCCGGGTCGCCGACGAGCAGTTCGTGCTCGACCGGCTGCCCGGGATCCCCGGGCTGGGGCGGGCGATGGACCTGTCGCACGTCGGTGCGTTCGGCCACTCCTACGGCGGGGACACCGCTGCCGAGATGGCCACAGTGGACAGCCGGGTGGACGCCGCCGCGGACCTGGACGGCTTTCTGGCCTACGACGTGGACGGGCAGCGTCTCACTCGCGCCGCCGCCGAGGGCGTGCCGCGTCCGGTCCTGCTGATGGGTTCGGCGGGCAGCACGCGAAACGGCGAGGTGCGCAGCCATCGGACCTCGCCGGCCTGGAAGTCGTTGTGGGAGCACACCACTGCACCGAAGTACGACGTCCCGCTGCCGACGGGCATGCACTACAGCTTCACCGACCTGCAGTGGCTCCTTCCGCAGCTGGCGCGGAAGCTGCCGGTGGACCCGGCGGTGCGGCAGACGCGGATCGGCACGATCGACCCGGCCGTCAGCGGCGCCGTGCAGCGCGGCATGCTGACCACCTTCTTCGGGCGTACGCTGCACTGA